TGGGCCGCGGGTGACTGTGTCGAGGTCGTGCACCGGGTGACCGGGCGCCCGGTGGCGATTCCGCTCGGGACGCACGCGAACAAGCAGGGGCGGGTCGCCGGGATCAACCTCGGCGGCGGCTACGCGACGTTCCCCGGCGTGCTCGGCACCGCCGTGACCAAGGTGTGCGACCTGGAGATCGCCCGCACCGGCCTCCGCGAGGCCGAGGCGGAGGAGGCGGGGTTCGCGGTGGTCAGCGCGGTGATCGAGTCGCACACGGTGGCCGGCTACTACCCCGGTGCCGACACGGTGACGGTGAAGCTGGTCGCCGAACGGGGCACCGGACGCTTGCTCGGCGGGCAGATCGTCGGCGGGAACGGTGCCGCGAAGCGCATCGACGTGGTGGCGGTCGCGCTCTGGAACCACATGACGGTCGACGAGATGACCGGCCTCGACCTCGGTTACGCGCCGCCGTTCTCCCCGGTCTGGGACCCCGTGCTGGTCGCCGCGCGGGCAGCCTCAGACGCTGTGCACGGCTGAGTCGACCAACCGGGTCACCAGATCGTCGACCTGCAGGTGGAGGTCGGGCCACGGGAAGTTCGGCCGGGCCTGCCGGAGCGTCACGATGCCGTGCAGCGCGCACCAGAACTGCATCGTGAACAGGCTCGCGTCCACGTGGTCCGGCAGTGCCTGCCGGACGATCTGCAGCACCGCCTCGAAGGTTCCCCCGCCCAGATATTGGACGCCGTCGGGCAGTGGTAGGAGCTCCGAGGTGAACAGCACCCGGTAACGCGCGGGGTCGCGCATGCCGGCGTCCACGTAGGCGTGGGAGATCGCCAGGATGCGTTCCCGCGGATCGTCGCCGGCTT
The sequence above is a segment of the Cryptosporangium aurantiacum genome. Coding sequences within it:
- a CDS encoding TetR/AcrR family transcriptional regulator, with the protein product MSAESTTSPRRRPAKRGEGDRLRDEIVLAACGLLAETGEMSSLSLRAVARKVGVATTSIYLHFDNLGALQRAVKDRWLDMLTAEVEAAASEAGDDPRERILAISHAYVDAGMRDPARYRVLFTSELLPLPDGVQYLGGGTFEAVLQIVRQALPDHVDASLFTMQFWCALHGIVTLRQARPNFPWPDLHLQVDDLVTRLVDSAVHSV